The Macaca fascicularis isolate 582-1 chromosome 11, T2T-MFA8v1.1 genome includes a region encoding these proteins:
- the CSRP2 gene encoding cysteine and glycine-rich protein 2 isoform X1, whose product MPVWGGGNKCGACGRTVYHAEEVQCDGRSFHRCCFLCMVCRKNLDSTTVAIHDEEIYCKSCYGKKYGPKGYGYGQGAGTLNMDRGERLGIKPESVQPHRPTTNPNTSKFAQKYGGAEKCSRCGDSVYAAEKIIGAGKPWHKNCFRCAKCGKSLESTTLTEKEGEIYCKGCYAKNFGPKGFGYGQGAGALVHAQ is encoded by the exons ATGCCTGTCTGGGGAGGTGGAAACAAGTGTGGGGCCTGCGGGAGGACCGTGTACCACGCAGAAGAGGTGCAGTGTGATGGCAGGAGCTTCCACCGCTGCTGCTTTCTCTGCA TGGTTTGCAGGAAAAATTTAGATAGTACAACAGTGGCAATTCACGATGAAGAGATCTACTGCAAATCCTGCTACGGAAAGAAATATGGGCCAAAAGGCTACGGTTACGGCCAGGGCGCTGGCACGCTTAACATGGACCGTGGCGAGAGGCTGGGCATCAAGCCAGAGAG TGTTCAGCCTCACAGGCCTACAACAAATCCAAACACTTCTAAATTTGCTCAGAAATATGGAGGTGCTGAGAAGTGTTCCAGATGCGGGGATTCTGTATATGCTGCCGAGAAGATAATTGGAGCTGGAAAG CCCTGGCACAAAAACTGTTTCCGATGTGCAAAGTGTGGGAAGAGTCTTGAATCAACAACTCTGACTGAAAAAGAAGGTGAAATCTATTgtaaag GATGCTATGCAAAGAACTTTGGGCCCAAGGGATTTGGCTATGGCCAAGGAGCAGGGGCTCTTGTTCATGCCCAGTAA
- the CSRP2 gene encoding cysteine and glycine-rich protein 2 isoform X2, translating into MPVWGGGNKCGACGRTVYHAEEVQCDGRSFHRCCFLCMVCRKNLDSTTVAIHDEEIYCKSCYGKKYGPKGYGYGQGAGTLNMDRGERLGIKPESIPSCIKESCSQKQVIYIYFYFAAPWRPDVMKLNGREMCCVNHERRFSCAVVQPHRPTTNPNTSKFAQKYGGAEKCSRCGDSVYAAEKIIGAGKPWHKNCFRCAKCGKSLESTTLTEKEGEIYCKGCYAKNFGPKGFGYGQGAGALVHAQ; encoded by the exons ATGCCTGTCTGGGGAGGTGGAAACAAGTGTGGGGCCTGCGGGAGGACCGTGTACCACGCAGAAGAGGTGCAGTGTGATGGCAGGAGCTTCCACCGCTGCTGCTTTCTCTGCA TGGTTTGCAGGAAAAATTTAGATAGTACAACAGTGGCAATTCACGATGAAGAGATCTACTGCAAATCCTGCTACGGAAAGAAATATGGGCCAAAAGGCTACGGTTACGGCCAGGGCGCTGGCACGCTTAACATGGACCGTGGCGAGAGGCTGGGCATCAAGCCAGAGAG CATTCCAAGCTGTATCAAGGAGTCCTGTTCTCAAAAGCAAGTGATTTATATTTACTTCTATTTCGCAGCACCTTGGAGACCGGATGTCATGAAATTAAATGGTAGAGAAATGTGCTGTGTGAATCATGAGAGGCGTTTCTCATGTGCAGT TGTTCAGCCTCACAGGCCTACAACAAATCCAAACACTTCTAAATTTGCTCAGAAATATGGAGGTGCTGAGAAGTGTTCCAGATGCGGGGATTCTGTATATGCTGCCGAGAAGATAATTGGAGCTGGAAAG CCCTGGCACAAAAACTGTTTCCGATGTGCAAAGTGTGGGAAGAGTCTTGAATCAACAACTCTGACTGAAAAAGAAGGTGAAATCTATTgtaaag GATGCTATGCAAAGAACTTTGGGCCCAAGGGATTTGGCTATGGCCAAGGAGCAGGGGCTCTTGTTCATGCCCAGTAA